In a genomic window of Candidatus Binatia bacterium:
- a CDS encoding ABC transporter ATP-binding protein: MVTKNLRRSYDGREAVRGVSLEVNEGEIFGLLGPNGAGKTTTLSMISTRIRPTDGDAWVFGKHVVREVHAARRLLNVAPQEEALYPSLTAAENLEFFARLYGVPAAERPKRIAEALDAVELTSRKDDRVATYSGGMRRRLNLGCALVSGPRLVLLDEPTVGVDPQSRVHIFEAVRRLRAQGVTILYTTHYLAEAEDLCDRIAIMDEGNVVALGTVPELLGLSKTSEVIELRLRQPAPRVDVSSVEGVQRCEQSGPLLRVYTSRAEEVLPRLMCNRPDLQGLIVQVRVAPVSLDTVFIELTGKDLRD, translated from the coding sequence GTGGTGACGAAGAACCTTCGCCGCTCCTACGACGGCCGCGAGGCGGTTCGGGGGGTGTCGCTGGAGGTCAACGAGGGGGAGATCTTCGGCCTGCTCGGACCGAATGGTGCGGGCAAGACGACGACGCTGTCGATGATCTCGACGCGCATCCGTCCGACCGACGGCGACGCGTGGGTGTTCGGCAAGCACGTCGTGCGCGAGGTGCACGCCGCGCGCCGCTTGCTGAACGTCGCGCCGCAGGAGGAAGCGCTCTACCCGTCGCTCACCGCCGCCGAGAACCTCGAGTTCTTCGCGCGCCTCTACGGCGTGCCGGCGGCCGAGCGTCCGAAGCGCATCGCCGAAGCGCTCGACGCCGTCGAGCTCACGAGCCGCAAGGACGATCGCGTCGCGACCTACTCGGGCGGCATGCGTCGGCGACTGAACCTCGGCTGCGCGCTGGTCAGCGGGCCGCGCCTCGTGCTGCTCGACGAGCCGACCGTCGGCGTCGACCCGCAGTCGCGCGTGCACATCTTCGAAGCCGTCCGGCGGCTGCGCGCGCAGGGGGTCACGATTCTTTACACGACGCACTACCTTGCCGAGGCCGAGGACCTGTGCGACCGCATCGCGATCATGGACGAGGGCAACGTGGTCGCGCTCGGCACCGTCCCGGAGCTGCTCGGCCTGTCGAAGACCAGCGAGGTGATCGAGCTGCGCTTGCGGCAGCCGGCGCCGCGCGTCGACGTCTCCTCGGTCGAGGGCGTGCAGCGCTGCGAGCAGAGCGGTCCGCTGCTGCGCGTCTACACCTCGCGCGCCGAGGAGGTCCTGCCCCGCTTGATGTGCAACCGTCCGGACCTGCAGGGGTTGATCGTGCAGGTCCGCGTCGCGCCGGTCTCGCTCGACACGGTGTTCATCGAGCTGACCGGGAAGGATCTGAGGGACTAG
- a CDS encoding ABC transporter permease produces the protein MVAVFLKDLRLIFRDRWALLFFILVPIVVISIIASALFDSDEGQKLTIPIVNDDQGPVASSFIKLLSKHADPVEMPREAAIRMVRDQNRAPAAIVFPEGMSKAYLQGRPSEITLLTDPAQAVDLNQVKVLLLLMDKDAAALADPLAEDRIVMKEQNLTGNRISVTSFEQNVPGFSIMFVLLAVIFSTAMGLHDERDWGTLPRLLVAPAGFTWMLIGKLGARFVMGVVQMLVLFIWGHFVFNVSLGSSVLAFFLLTCAVVFVCVSLGLVIAGIARTREQTQPMSLAVVMAFSALGGLWWPQSITPEWMREISPIVFTTWAMRGMNDLVLRGRGLAAIVEPVSVLLLYGLVTLAIGLWLFRTRHSAR, from the coding sequence ATGGTTGCGGTCTTCCTCAAGGACCTGCGGCTGATCTTCCGCGACCGCTGGGCGCTGCTGTTCTTCATTCTCGTCCCGATCGTCGTCATCTCGATCATCGCGAGCGCGCTGTTCGACAGCGACGAGGGGCAGAAGCTCACCATCCCGATCGTCAACGACGACCAGGGGCCGGTCGCGAGCTCGTTCATCAAGCTGCTGTCGAAGCACGCCGACCCGGTGGAGATGCCGCGCGAGGCGGCGATCCGCATGGTCCGCGACCAGAACCGGGCGCCGGCGGCGATCGTCTTCCCGGAGGGCATGAGCAAGGCCTACCTGCAGGGCCGGCCGAGCGAGATCACGCTGCTCACCGACCCGGCGCAGGCCGTCGACCTGAACCAGGTCAAGGTGCTGTTGCTGCTGATGGACAAGGACGCGGCAGCGCTCGCCGACCCGCTGGCCGAAGACCGCATCGTGATGAAGGAGCAGAACCTGACGGGGAACCGCATCTCCGTCACGTCCTTCGAGCAGAACGTCCCCGGCTTCTCGATCATGTTCGTGCTGCTCGCGGTCATCTTCTCGACCGCGATGGGGCTGCACGACGAGCGCGACTGGGGAACTCTCCCACGGCTGCTGGTCGCCCCCGCGGGCTTCACCTGGATGCTGATCGGCAAGCTCGGCGCCCGCTTCGTGATGGGCGTCGTGCAGATGCTGGTCCTGTTCATCTGGGGCCACTTCGTGTTCAACGTCTCGCTCGGCTCGTCGGTGCTGGCGTTCTTCCTGCTGACCTGCGCGGTGGTGTTCGTCTGCGTTTCGCTCGGGCTCGTGATCGCCGGCATCGCGCGCACCCGCGAGCAGACCCAGCCGATGAGCCTCGCGGTGGTGATGGCCTTCTCGGCGCTCGGCGGCCTCTGGTGGCCGCAGTCCATCACGCCGGAGTGGATGCGCGAGATCTCGCCAATCGTCTTCACCACGTGGGCGATGCGTGGCATGAACGACCTGGTGCTACGCGGCCGTGGCCTGGCGGCGATCGTCGAGCCGGTGTCGGTGCTGCTGCTCTACGGGCTCGTGACGTTGGCGATCGGGCTGTGGTTGTTCCGCACCAGACACAGCGCGCGGTGA
- a CDS encoding ABC transporter substrate-binding protein has translation MNQLVNHRRARGFVLALAAAAVVALAPAYVVAQGDSPMETVRKTLSASNKIVTGTGDHNTKLAKLKELLRGFLDTDALGYKSIGKHIDGKTEAQKREFLDLFRELFIRTYVQRLLLFEAPDFEYGAEKVSGDKATVNTFIVTPRDKFAVDYDLERKSKGWIATDIRIEGVSLAENFKSQFDRALAKRSFDELLTQLRNKLKSGDSSGGTD, from the coding sequence GTGAACCAGCTGGTGAACCACCGCCGCGCGAGGGGCTTCGTGCTCGCGCTCGCTGCGGCCGCCGTCGTGGCGCTCGCCCCCGCGTACGTCGTCGCGCAGGGCGACTCGCCGATGGAGACCGTGCGCAAGACGCTGAGCGCGTCGAACAAGATCGTCACGGGCACCGGCGACCACAACACCAAGCTCGCGAAGCTCAAGGAGCTGCTGCGCGGCTTCCTCGACACCGACGCCCTCGGCTACAAGTCGATCGGCAAGCACATCGACGGCAAGACCGAGGCGCAGAAGCGCGAGTTCCTCGACCTGTTCCGCGAGCTCTTCATCCGCACCTACGTGCAGCGGCTGCTGCTCTTCGAGGCGCCCGACTTCGAGTACGGGGCCGAGAAGGTGAGCGGCGATAAGGCGACGGTGAACACCTTCATCGTCACGCCGCGCGACAAGTTCGCCGTCGACTACGACCTCGAGCGCAAGTCCAAGGGCTGGATCGCCACCGACATCCGGATCGAGGGCGTCAGCCTGGCGGAGAACTTCAAGTCGCAGTTCGATCGGGCGCTCGCCAAGCGGTCGTTCGACGAGCTGCTGACGCAGCTGCGCAACAAGTTGAAGAGCGGCGATTCGAGCGGCGGGACCGACTGA